CGTTGATCAGCTAGGAGACATTGTATTTCTAGAGCTTCCAGAGGTCGGAGAGGCACTGACCAAAGGAGAAGCCTTCGGTACGGTTGAGTCTGTTAAAGCCGTTGAAGATCTCGTTGCCCCGCTTTCAGGAACTGTGATTGAACGAAACGATCCCCTGCTAGATACACCCGAACAACTGGCAGAAGATCCCTACGGAGAAGCCTGGATGCTTAAAGTGCGAATTACTGATGCGGTTGACCTGGAAGACGCAATGACCGCCAACGAATATCGTGCTCAAGTTGAAGGCGTATAGAGCAAGGTCTGTCGATCGAGGCATATTGATCAAAGCCTAGGAGGAGGATGAGAATTCTAGGCAGCCCCAAATTTGGGGAGTCAGGGGACTAAAAACGGCTGAACCCGACGGATTAATTGATCGAATCTCCCTACAGCTTCCTTGCTGCAAGCTATCTAGCCTAGAAATTTAAGCGCGAATGACTCGATCGCCCTAGAGCAAAATTTCCACGCTTGCCCCAGTTCATTGCAAGTTGTTACGGGAAAAGCTACAAATTATTTAACCTTCTTTCAGCAAATCCCCTTATCTGCTATGTCATCGGAGTTTTTCAGCAACCTCCAATCTACCCCTGAGTCAACCCCCGTTGGAACAGTGGCAAATGGCAGTCAGCCTCTATCAGGCTCTGCTGCAGCTCAGGCAATTTCTCCAGCCTCGGCTTCGCTCATCTCCTCGATCGCGCCTGCGTTGGGTAAAGGTTTACCAGCAGATTTTGAGCAGCGCCACATTGGACCTGCAACCGCCGAGATTCAGCAAATGCTGGAAACTTTGGGGTTTGAAACACTGGAAGACCTGATTGGCAAAGCAGTTCCGGCAACAATTCGGCTAGAGCGTCCGCTGCATTTGGACGACCCCCGCAACGAGTCCGAAGTCCTGGCAGAGCTAAAAACGATCGCCGCTCAAAACCAAATTTTTCGATCGTTCATTGGCATGGGCTACTCCAACTGCATCACGCCCCCTGTGATTCAGCGCAACATTTTGGAAAACCCTGCCTGGTACACGCAATACACCCCCTATCAGCCCGAAATCGCTCAAGGTCGTCTGGAAGCGCTGCTAAATTTCCAGACCATGATTATTGACCTGACAGGGATGGAGATTGCCAATGCCTCTTTGCTCGATGAAGGCACGGCAGCCGCAGAAGCGATGACCCTCAGCTATGGGCTGTACAAAGGGGAAAGCAAAACCTTTTGGGTGTCTGAAGCTTGCCATCCTCAAACGATCGACGTGGTGCAAACTCGCGCCAAACCACTAAGCATTGAGGTGATTGTTGGTGATCACCAAACATTTGAATTCGATCGTTCCGTCTTTGGGGTGCTGCTGCAATATCCGGCAACCGACGGGGCAATTTATGACTATCAAGATTTTATCGAGCGGGCACATCAGGCAGGCGCACTCGTCACCGTTGCTGCTGACATTCTCAGCCTGACGCTGCTGAAACCACCAGGCGAATTTGGGGCAGATATTGCCGTGGGCAGCACCCAACGTTTCGGCGTTCCTCTGGGCTATGGCGGACCCCATGCCGCTTATTTCGCCACGAAGGATATTTATAAGCGACAAATTCCCGGTAGGCTGGTTGGCGTTTCCAAAGATGCCCTTGGACAGCCCGCCCTGCGTCTGGCACTGCAAACTCGTGAACAGCACATCCGCCGCGACAAAGCCACCAGCAATATCTGTACGGCTCAAGTGTTGCTGGCAGTAATCGCCAGTATGTATGCCGTATATCATGGCGCTGCTGGGCTGAAGCAAATTGCCCAAAGAGTTCATAGTCTCACTGTCCAACTTGCCACTGCGCTCCAGCAGGCAGGCTACAAGATCGGCACAGAACCCTGCTTTGATACCCTCCGCATTGAAGTGGGTGACCAGCAAGCCCAAATCCTACAGCTTGCCCTCGATCGCCAAATCAACTTAAGACCAATCGGTGCAACAGCGATCGGCATCTCCCTCGACGAAACCAGTACTGAACGCGATCTCTTCGACCTTCTCACCGTTTTTTCTGTCAATCCTTCCTCTATCTCTTGTCCCACATCCCTGATCCCTCCTGCTCTCTGCCGCACCTCCCCTTATCTGACCCATCCCGTCTTCAACGCCTATCACTCGGAGACGGAACTGCTGCGCTATATGTATCGGCTTCAGGGCAAAGATTTATCCCTCACCACGGCAATGATTCCGCTGGGGTCTTGCACTATGAAGCTGAATGCAACTTCAGAAATGATTCCTGTTACCTGGGCAGAGTTCGGGCAAATTCATCCTTTTGTGCCAAGAGAGCAGGCGCGGGGCTATCAAATTTTGTTTGAGCAGCTTGAGCAATGGCTGGCAGAAATTACTGGTTTTGATGGCATTTCGCTGCAGCCAAACGCTGGCTCTCAGGGCGAATACGCGGGGCTGCTGGTGATCCGGGAATATCACGAGTCGCGGAGTGAGGCACATCGCAATATTTGTTTGATTCCTGAATCTGCTCACGGCACGAATCCGGCAAGTGCAGTCATGGCAGGAATGAAGGTTGTGCCGATCGCCTGTGACAAAGACGGCAATATTGATATTGCGGATCTTAAAGCCAAAGCAGAGCAGCATCAGGCAAATCTCTCGGCGCTGATGGTGACTTATCCCTCCACGCATGGCGTATTTGAGGAAGGAATTCGGCAGATCTGTGAGATTGTTCACGCGAACGGTGGGCAGGTCTATATGGACGGAGCCAATATGAATGCTCAGGTGGGGCTGTGCCGTCCGGCAGACTTTGGCGCAGATGTTTGCCATCTCAACCTGCACAAAACTTTCTGCATCCCTCACGGTGGCGGGGGTCCGGGGATGGGACCGATCGGCGTTAAAGCCCATCTGATGCCGTTTTTGCCAGGTCATGCGGTTGTTGACTCCAATCCCAACACTAAGGCGATCGGGGCAGTTTCGGCTGCACCCTGGGGTAGCGGTAGCATCCTGCCGATTTCCTGGATGTATATTGCCTTAATGGGCAGTGCTGGATTGACAAAAGCAACGGAAGTCGCCATTCTCAACGCAAATTACATCGCCAAGCGGCTAGAGCCTTACTATCCTGTGCTCTATAAAGGCAGCAATGGGTTAGTGGCGCATGAGTGCATTCTGGATTTGCGGCAGTTCAAGAAAACGGCGGCGATCGAAGTTGACGATATTGCAAAACGCTTGATTGATTATGGTTTCCATCCACCCACGGTGTCCTGGCCTGTTGCAGGGACGGTGATGGTTGAACCGACGGAAAGCGAATCAAAACAGGAGCTAGACCGCTTCTGCGATGCAATGATTGCCATCCGCGAGGAAATTCGTGAGATTGAAGAGGGCAAAGTCGATCGCCAAAACAACCTGCTCAAAAATGCCCCCCACTCCGCAGTAAGCTTGCTAACCGATGAGTGGGATCGTC
The Trichocoleus sp. DNA segment above includes these coding regions:
- the gcvP gene encoding aminomethyl-transferring glycine dehydrogenase, with amino-acid sequence MSSEFFSNLQSTPESTPVGTVANGSQPLSGSAAAQAISPASASLISSIAPALGKGLPADFEQRHIGPATAEIQQMLETLGFETLEDLIGKAVPATIRLERPLHLDDPRNESEVLAELKTIAAQNQIFRSFIGMGYSNCITPPVIQRNILENPAWYTQYTPYQPEIAQGRLEALLNFQTMIIDLTGMEIANASLLDEGTAAAEAMTLSYGLYKGESKTFWVSEACHPQTIDVVQTRAKPLSIEVIVGDHQTFEFDRSVFGVLLQYPATDGAIYDYQDFIERAHQAGALVTVAADILSLTLLKPPGEFGADIAVGSTQRFGVPLGYGGPHAAYFATKDIYKRQIPGRLVGVSKDALGQPALRLALQTREQHIRRDKATSNICTAQVLLAVIASMYAVYHGAAGLKQIAQRVHSLTVQLATALQQAGYKIGTEPCFDTLRIEVGDQQAQILQLALDRQINLRPIGATAIGISLDETSTERDLFDLLTVFSVNPSSISCPTSLIPPALCRTSPYLTHPVFNAYHSETELLRYMYRLQGKDLSLTTAMIPLGSCTMKLNATSEMIPVTWAEFGQIHPFVPREQARGYQILFEQLEQWLAEITGFDGISLQPNAGSQGEYAGLLVIREYHESRSEAHRNICLIPESAHGTNPASAVMAGMKVVPIACDKDGNIDIADLKAKAEQHQANLSALMVTYPSTHGVFEEGIRQICEIVHANGGQVYMDGANMNAQVGLCRPADFGADVCHLNLHKTFCIPHGGGGPGMGPIGVKAHLMPFLPGHAVVDSNPNTKAIGAVSAAPWGSGSILPISWMYIALMGSAGLTKATEVAILNANYIAKRLEPYYPVLYKGSNGLVAHECILDLRQFKKTAAIEVDDIAKRLIDYGFHPPTVSWPVAGTVMVEPTESESKQELDRFCDAMIAIREEIREIEEGKVDRQNNLLKNAPHSAVSLLTDEWDRPYSRDRAAYPTQWTKDNKFWAAVARIDNAYGDRNLVCACLPMDAYQ
- the gcvH gene encoding glycine cleavage system protein GcvH — protein: MALEYPEDLKYRDSHEYARLDGEIATIGITAFAVDQLGDIVFLELPEVGEALTKGEAFGTVESVKAVEDLVAPLSGTVIERNDPLLDTPEQLAEDPYGEAWMLKVRITDAVDLEDAMTANEYRAQVEGV